A segment of the Georgenia sp. M64 genome:
GACCGAGCGGACGAAGCCGTCCACGCCGGCCCGGGCGGCCGCGACCGCCGGGGCCGTCGTCGTGTCCGGGCCCGGGGCCCGGCGGGAGAGGGCGACGACCCGGGCGCCCGGTGCGAGTGAGCGCAGCACGGAGCCCAGCTGCATGGCGGGCGCGGACAGCGCGGCGGGGTGGGGCAGCTCGGTGAGGACCAGCACGACGGCGCCCCAGCGGGCGTGGTCCGGCAGCCGCACGTCGCGGTGGACGTCGAGGTCCCAGGCGAGCAGGCCCTCGGCGACCGTGTCGGCGTCGGCGGTGGAGGCGGCGTCGGACAGGACGAGGACCGGTCCGGGGGTCAGCGGCCGGTCGACCGACGTCGGGTCGGTGCGCCGCAGGCGGGCGGGCCGGGGGAGGCCGAGCTTCTTGGCGAGCTGCTGGGCCGGGCCGGGGGCGCCGACGAGCTTGGCGTAGGTGTCGCTCACGCTGCCTCCAGGATCATGGTGACGACCTGGCCGCCGGCCGCGCAGACCGAGATGAGACCGCGGGCGGGGGAGCCGGGGCGGACCTCGGACTCGCCGCGCTCGTGCAGGAGCTTGGCGAGCGTGCCGACGATCCGGCCGCCCGTGGCGGCGAAGGGGTGGCCGGCCGCGAGGGAGGAGCCGGTGACGTTGAGGCGGGAGCGGTCGACCGTGCCCACCGCGCCGTCGCGGCCGAGTCGGGTGCGGCCGAAGTCCTCGTCCTCGAGCGCGGCCACCGTCGCCAGGACGGTCGCGGCGAACGCCTCGTGGATCTCGACGAAGTCGAAGTCCTCCAGGCGCATCCCGGTGCGGTCGAGCAGGGTGGGGATGGCGTAGGCGCCGCCCATGAGCAGGCCCTCCTCACCGGCGACGAAGTCCACGGCCGCGGCCTGGGCGTCGACGACGTGGGCCAGGACCGGCAGGCCGCGCTGGGCGGCCCACTCGTCCGACGAGAGGAGCACGACCGACGCGCCGTCGGACAGCGGGGTGGAGTTGCCGGCGGTCATGGTCGCCGCCGGACCCTCGGGCGTGGCCGTCCGGGTGCCGAAGACGGGCTTGAGCTTGGCGAGCTTCTCCATCGAGGTGTCCGCGCGCAGCGACTCGTCGCGCGTGAGCCGGCGGTAGGGCGTCATGAGGTCGTCGAAGAACCCGCGCTCGTACGCGGCGGCGAGGTTGGTGTGGGAGGCCAGCGCCAGGGCGTCCTGGGCCTCGCGGGTGATGCCCCAGCGGGCGGTCGTGAGGGCCTGGTGCTCGCCCATGCTCAGCCCGGTGCGCGGCTCGGCGACGTCGGGTGCCACGGGGGCGAGGTCGCGCGGCCGGATCGCCGCGAAGGCCTTGAGCCGGTCCGGGAGGGTCTTGGCGCGGCTGGCCCTGAGCAGCGCCTTCCTCAGGCGCTCGGAGACGACCACCGGTGCGTCGGAGGCGGAGTCGACACCGCCGCCGACACCCACCTGGGCCTGGTCGAGGGCGATCTTGTTGGCGACGCCGACGATCGCCTCCAGGCCCGTGCCGCACGCGCGCTGGACGTCGTAGGCGGGGGTGTGGTGGTCCAGGGACGAGCCGAGGACCGTCTCGCGGGTGAGGTTGAAGTCGCGGGAGTGTTTGACGACGGCGCCCGCGGCGACCTCGTCCAGCCGTTCGCCGGCCAGACCGAAGCGGGCCACGAGGCCCTCGAGGGCCGCCGTGAGCATGTCCTTGTTGGACGCGCCGGCATAGGCGCTGCCGGCCTTGCCGAACGGGATGCGGTTCGCCCCCACGATCGCCGCGCGCTTCGCGGGGGTCTGCGGGGTGGGTGCTGAGGTCACGTCGTCGTCCTCTTCCTGCCGGTGCGGGTGTCTGCCGGGCGGGCCCGGCGTTCGCTGCGGAGCGGTCGTGGTGGGACGGGACCAAGGTCCGTCGCCCGCCGTCGACCATTGCGGTACTCACAGTACCTGATACTGTCAGTATCGTGATGCCTGTCACGGACCGCACCCCCACGCCCGGCGAGGACTCCGCGCTCGCCGGTGGATCCGGCGCCTCCCGACGCGGGGGCGACACCGGGCGCGCCGCGGGTTCTGCGCCGGCCGGTGACTCCGTGCCCGCCGGCTCCGCCCGCGCGCACGGGCGTCCGACGCCCGACGGGCGCTCCACGCGCTGGGCAGGGCACCGCACCTCGCGGCGCGAGGAGCTCGTCCGGGCGGCGCGCCGGGCCGTGCAGCACGGCGGTCCGGACCCGTCGATGGACGAGCTGGCGGCGGCGATCGGCACCTCCAAGTCGATCCTCTACCGCTACTTCACCGACAAGACCGGCCTCCAGACCGCTGTCGGCGAGGAGGTGCTCGGCCGGATGCGCATCGCCCTCGAGGAGGCGGCGGCAACGGCCGGGGGTCCGCGCGAGAGGATCTCGGCGATGGTCGCCGTCTACCTGGAGATGGTCGACCGCGCGCCGCACGTCTACACGTTCGTCACCCGCACCGAGGCCGCATCCACGGCCGGGGCGCTTCGAGGGTTCGTCGCCGAGGTCGCGGACCTCGTCGTCGACTCGCTCCTGCCCGCCCTGCGCGGCGAGGAGCCGGGTGACGGTCCCGACGACGTGACCCTCGCCGTCGCTCACGTGTGGGCGGCCGGCGTCGTGGGGCTGGTCCGCGGCGCCGC
Coding sequences within it:
- a CDS encoding acetyl-CoA C-acetyltransferase — protein: MTSAPTPQTPAKRAAIVGANRIPFGKAGSAYAGASNKDMLTAALEGLVARFGLAGERLDEVAAGAVVKHSRDFNLTRETVLGSSLDHHTPAYDVQRACGTGLEAIVGVANKIALDQAQVGVGGGVDSASDAPVVVSERLRKALLRASRAKTLPDRLKAFAAIRPRDLAPVAPDVAEPRTGLSMGEHQALTTARWGITREAQDALALASHTNLAAAYERGFFDDLMTPYRRLTRDESLRADTSMEKLAKLKPVFGTRTATPEGPAATMTAGNSTPLSDGASVVLLSSDEWAAQRGLPVLAHVVDAQAAAVDFVAGEEGLLMGGAYAIPTLLDRTGMRLEDFDFVEIHEAFAATVLATVAALEDEDFGRTRLGRDGAVGTVDRSRLNVTGSSLAAGHPFAATGGRIVGTLAKLLHERGESEVRPGSPARGLISVCAAGGQVVTMILEAA
- a CDS encoding TetR/AcrR family transcriptional regulator, which gives rise to MPVTDRTPTPGEDSALAGGSGASRRGGDTGRAAGSAPAGDSVPAGSARAHGRPTPDGRSTRWAGHRTSRREELVRAARRAVQHGGPDPSMDELAAAIGTSKSILYRYFTDKTGLQTAVGEEVLGRMRIALEEAAATAGGPRERISAMVAVYLEMVDRAPHVYTFVTRTEAASTAGALRGFVAEVADLVVDSLLPALRGEEPGDGPDDVTLAVAHVWAAGVVGLVRGAAERWIASRVDRPGESGSEAASTPSGAEGVLAEMSREEMTAHLANWLWDGAVGVTRRARRRP